The following are encoded in a window of Cyprinus carpio isolate SPL01 chromosome A13, ASM1834038v1, whole genome shotgun sequence genomic DNA:
- the LOC109101038 gene encoding leucine-rich repeat transmembrane protein FLRT3-like: MASNYKSFFVFFIRAGLLLGLANPLVTSASCPSQCRCDGTFIYCNDRDLTFIPSGIPEDATVLFLQNNRIKSAGIPTDLRRLNNVEKIYLYCNNLDEFPTNLPLNVKELHLQENNIRTITHASLAQIPFIEELHLDDNSVSAVSIEEGAFRDSNHLRLLFLSRNHLSTIPSGLPMTIEELRFDDNRISSISEASLQDLINLKRLVLDGNLLNNRGIGDMALINLVNLTELSLVRNSLTSPPANLPGSSLEKLNLQDNHINHMPAGAFAFLRQLYRLDLSGNNLSSLPMGVFDDLDNLTQLLLRNNPWYCNCRMKWVRDWLRSLPSKVNVRGFMCQGPDKVKGMAIKDLSTELFGCSDTEIPTTYETSTVSNTLPPSRPQWPSYVTKRPVVKGPELGRNYRSTTPSSRKIITISVKSSSAETVHISWRVSQPMTALRLSWLKLGHSPAFGSITETIVQGERTEYLLTALEPESSYRICMVPMETSNIYLSDETPVCIETETGSLKAYNPTTTLNREQEKEPYKNSNLPLAAIIGGAVALLAIIMLALVCWYVHRNGSLFSRNCTYNKGRRQKDDYAEAGTKKDNSILEIRETSFQMIPINHMPVSKEEFVIHTIFPPNGLSLYKSPHSENSINNRSYRDSGIPDSDYSHS; encoded by the coding sequence ATGGCAAGCAATTACAAGTCCTTCTTCGTCTTCTTCATCAGAGCCGGGCTTCTGCTTGGCCTGGCCAATCCGTTGGTGACCTCAGCCTCCTGTCCCTCGCAGTGCCGGTGCGATGGGACTTTCATATACTGCAATGACCGGGATTTGACTTTCATCCCTTCAGGCATCCCAGAGGATGCTACGGTACTTTTTCTCCAGAACAACCGCATCAAAAGCGCAGGGATCCCTACAGATCTACGACGGCTAAACAATGTCGAAAAGATATACCTGTACTGCAACAATCTGGATGAGTTCCCCACCAACTTGCCGCTGAATGTCAAGGAACTTCATTTGCAGGAGAACAATATCCGGACTATCACCCATGCCTCCCTGGCACAGATTCCCTTCATTGAGGAATTACACCTTGATGACAATTCTGTGTCAGCTGTCAGCATCGAAGAGGGTGCGTTCCGGGACAGCAACCATTTGAGGCTGCTCTTCCTGTCCCGTAACCACCTCAGCACCATACCTTCCGGACTGCCAATGACTATCGAGGAGCTTCGCTTTGATGACAACCGCATCTCGTCCATCTCCGAGGCATCGCTGCAGGATCTTATAAATCTGAAGCGACTGGTTCTGGACGGCAACCTCCTGAACAACAGGGGCATTGGGGATATGGCCTTGATCAATTTAGTCAATCTGACCGAGCTCTCTTTGGTACGGAACTCCCTGACTTCCCCACCCGCCAACCTGCCGGGCTCAAGCCTGGAGAAGCTAAATCTTCAAGACAACCACATCAATCACATGCCAGCAGGTGCCTTTGCTTTTCTGCGACAGCTGTACCGTTTGGATCTGTCAGGAAACAACTTGAGCAGTCTGCCCATGGGGGTATTTGACGACCTGGATAACCTTACCCAGCTGCTCCTGCGCAACAACCCCTGGTACTGCAACTGCAGGATGAAGTGGGTACGTGACTGGCTGCGCAGTCTTCCGTCTAAGGTCAACGTGCGTGGCTTCATGTGCCAAGGTCCCGATAAGGTCAAAGGGATGGCCATCAAAGACCTATCCACAGAGCTGTTTGGCTGCTCAGACACCGAGATCCCAACCACGTATGAGACCAGCACAGTCTCAAACACTTTGCCACCCTCACGACCCCAGTGGCCATCATATGTGACTAAAAGACCTGTGGTTAAGGGTCCAGAGCTGGGACGAAACTATCGTAGCACGACACCGTCCAGTCGTAAGATCATCACAATAAGTGTCAAATCCAGTAGCGCAGAGACGGTGCACATATCCTGGAGAGTATCCCAGCCCATGACAGCCCTGAGGCTCAGCTGGCTAAAGCTGGGCCACAGTCCTGCTTTCGGATCTATAACTGAGACCATCGTCCAAGGGGAGAGAACAGAGTACCTGCTCACGGCTCTGGAGCCCGAATCTTCTTATCGGATATGCATGGTTCCTATGGAGACGAGTAACATTTACCTGTCAGACGAGACACCTGTTTGCATAGAGACAGAAACTGGTTCCCTGAAAGCGTACAATCCCACCACAACCTTGAacagagagcaggagaaagagcCTTACAAAAATTCCAATCTGCCTTTAGCTGCTATCATCGGAGGGGCAGTGGCCCTTCTGGCTATCATCATGTTGGCCCTGGTGTGCTGGTACGTCCACAGGAACGGTTCCTTATTTTCCAGGAACTGCACGTACAACAAAGGGCGTAGGCAGAAGGACGATTACGCCGAAGCTGGAACAAAGAAGGACAACTCCATCTTGGAGATTAGAGAGACCTCTTTTCAAATGATTCCCATAAATCACATGCCCGTTTCAAAGGAGGAGTTTGTGATACACACAATTTTTCCTCCTAATGGCTTAAGTCTTTACAAGAGTCCGCACAGTGAAAACAGCATCAACAACAGAAGCTACAGAGACAGTGGAATACCAGATTCAGACTACTCTCATTCATGA